One segment of Bacillus alkalisoli DNA contains the following:
- the prmA gene encoding 50S ribosomal protein L11 methyltransferase, whose amino-acid sequence MKWSEISIHTTNEAVEPISNILHEAGASGVVIEDLLDLTKEREDMFGEIYQLDPKDYPNEGVIIKAYLPVNSFLGETVDGIKEAINNLLVFDIDLGLNEISISEVNEEEWATAWKKYYNPVKISEKFTIVPTWETYEPVSSDEKIIELDPGMAFGTGTHPTTVLCIQALERTVQDQDKVIDVGTGSGVLSIAAAMLGAQDVQALDLDEIAVEAAKLNIKLNKVHSVVTVKQNNLLNNVEGPVNVVVANILAEVILRFTDKVFEVLEPGGTFISSGIIATKKQEVKDSLLKAGFVIEETMMMEDWVAFIARKK is encoded by the coding sequence ATGAAATGGTCTGAAATTAGCATCCATACAACAAATGAAGCGGTAGAACCTATTTCCAACATATTACACGAGGCAGGTGCAAGTGGAGTCGTTATTGAGGACTTATTGGACTTAACAAAAGAGCGTGAAGATATGTTTGGAGAAATCTATCAACTTGATCCAAAAGACTATCCAAATGAAGGTGTCATCATTAAAGCTTACTTACCAGTCAACAGTTTTCTTGGAGAAACAGTCGACGGCATTAAAGAAGCAATCAATAATTTACTTGTATTTGATATTGATCTTGGTTTAAATGAAATTTCTATTAGCGAAGTTAATGAAGAGGAGTGGGCAACTGCTTGGAAAAAGTATTATAACCCGGTAAAAATCTCTGAAAAATTCACTATCGTTCCTACATGGGAAACTTACGAGCCTGTAAGCTCTGATGAGAAAATTATTGAACTTGACCCAGGGATGGCGTTTGGTACTGGTACTCACCCTACAACAGTATTATGTATTCAAGCATTAGAAAGAACCGTGCAAGATCAAGATAAAGTAATTGATGTTGGTACTGGATCTGGTGTTTTAAGTATTGCGGCAGCTATGTTAGGTGCTCAGGATGTACAAGCACTAGATCTGGATGAAATAGCGGTAGAAGCGGCCAAACTTAACATAAAGCTAAACAAAGTTCATTCAGTTGTTACAGTTAAACAAAATAACTTACTAAACAATGTTGAAGGACCTGTTAACGTTGTTGTTGCCAATATTTTAGCAGAAGTTATTTTACGCTTCACAGATAAAGTATTCGAAGTATTAGAACCAGGAGGAACATTTATCTCTTCCGGTATCATTGCGACGAAAAAACAAGAAGTAAAAGATAGTCTATTAAAAGCAGGCTTTGTCATCGAAGAAACAATGATGATGGAAGACTGGGTTGCTTTTATTGCTAGAAAGAAATAA
- a CDS encoding 16S rRNA (uracil(1498)-N(3))-methyltransferase, whose amino-acid sequence MQRYFVNKQQINEQTISIIGDDVHHITRVLRMSEGDEILCSCQETKRTAHCKIAEISNEQITAHVVKWIEANSELPVKVTIASGLPKGDKLELIIQKGTELGAESFIPFNAARSIVKWDEKKAGKKVERWEKIAKEAAEQSHRVTIPTINAPFSFKQLCDVSTQYDKKIVAYEEEAKRGEKSAFAKVLSEMKANESVLIVFGPEGGLTEKEVGVLTELDFVSCSFGPRILRTETAPLYGLAAISYHFELM is encoded by the coding sequence ATGCAACGTTATTTTGTAAACAAACAACAAATAAATGAACAAACTATTTCAATTATTGGAGATGATGTTCATCATATTACACGCGTTTTACGAATGAGTGAAGGTGACGAAATCTTATGTAGTTGCCAAGAAACAAAAAGAACAGCACATTGTAAAATTGCTGAAATTTCCAATGAACAAATTACAGCTCATGTTGTAAAATGGATAGAGGCAAATTCAGAATTACCAGTGAAGGTCACGATTGCGAGCGGGTTGCCTAAAGGGGATAAACTAGAATTGATTATCCAAAAAGGTACAGAACTAGGAGCTGAAAGCTTTATCCCTTTTAATGCTGCTCGTTCTATTGTAAAGTGGGATGAAAAAAAGGCAGGCAAAAAAGTAGAACGTTGGGAGAAAATCGCGAAAGAAGCTGCAGAGCAATCACATCGCGTGACAATTCCTACAATTAACGCCCCTTTTAGCTTTAAACAATTATGTGATGTTAGCACACAATACGATAAAAAAATCGTTGCATATGAAGAAGAAGCAAAACGTGGAGAGAAATCGGCATTTGCAAAAGTTCTTTCTGAAATGAAAGCAAACGAATCAGTTCTTATTGTTTTTGGACCAGAAGGCGGTCTTACAGAAAAAGAAGTAGGAGTGTTAACGGAACTTGACTTCGTTAGCTGTTCTTTTGGCCCGAGAATTTTACGTACAGAAACGGCTCCATTATACGGACTTGCCGCTATTTCTTACCATTTTGAATTAATGTGA
- the mtaB gene encoding tRNA (N(6)-L-threonylcarbamoyladenosine(37)-C(2))-methylthiotransferase MtaB produces the protein MATVAFHTLGCKVNHYETEAIWQLFKADSYDRVEFENQADVYVINTCTVTNTGDKKSRQVIRRAIRKNPDAVICVTGCYAQTSPAEILAIPGVDIVVGTQDRTKMLEYIEQYKQERQPINGVGNIMKARVYEELDVPAFTDRTRASLKIQEGCNNFCTFCIIPWARGLMRSRDPKEVIAQAQQLVDAGYKEIVLTGIHTGGYGEDMKDYNLAMLLRDLDEQVKGLKRIRISSIEASQITDEVIEVLKSSDKVVRHLHVPLQSGSNTVLKRMRRKYTMEFFGERLDRLKEALPGLAVTSDVIVGFPGETEEEFIETYNFIKEHQFSELHVFPYSKRTGTPAARMEDQVDEEVKNERVHRLIALSDQLAKEYASNFENQVLEVIPEEEYKEKPNSGLYVGYTDNYLKVVLEATEEMVGKLVRVKITKAGYPFNEGQFVRVMDDEDETVQESVKLTS, from the coding sequence ATGGCTACTGTAGCATTTCATACATTAGGATGTAAAGTAAACCATTACGAGACAGAAGCAATATGGCAGCTATTTAAAGCAGATAGCTATGATCGAGTAGAATTTGAAAATCAAGCAGATGTATATGTCATTAATACTTGTACAGTAACGAATACTGGAGATAAAAAAAGTCGTCAAGTGATTCGTAGAGCTATTCGTAAAAACCCTGATGCAGTCATATGTGTAACTGGTTGTTATGCACAAACATCTCCTGCAGAAATATTGGCAATTCCAGGCGTTGATATTGTAGTCGGTACACAAGACCGTACAAAGATGCTCGAGTATATTGAACAATACAAACAAGAACGTCAACCGATAAATGGTGTAGGGAATATTATGAAAGCTCGTGTATACGAGGAATTAGATGTACCTGCATTTACGGACCGTACACGCGCTTCTTTAAAAATACAAGAAGGTTGTAACAACTTCTGTACGTTCTGTATTATTCCTTGGGCACGTGGTTTAATGCGTTCTCGTGATCCTAAAGAGGTAATTGCTCAAGCTCAACAATTAGTAGATGCTGGCTACAAAGAGATTGTTTTAACAGGTATTCACACAGGCGGATACGGTGAAGACATGAAGGACTACAATTTGGCAATGTTACTTCGTGATTTAGACGAGCAAGTGAAAGGTTTAAAACGTATTCGTATTTCCTCTATTGAAGCAAGTCAAATTACCGACGAAGTAATTGAAGTATTAAAGTCTTCGGATAAAGTGGTACGTCACTTACATGTGCCTTTACAGTCAGGATCAAATACGGTGTTAAAACGTATGAGACGTAAATATACGATGGAATTTTTTGGTGAAAGATTAGACCGCTTAAAAGAAGCACTTCCTGGACTTGCTGTAACATCCGATGTTATAGTTGGATTCCCTGGTGAGACTGAAGAAGAATTCATAGAAACGTACAATTTTATTAAAGAACACCAATTCTCAGAACTACATGTTTTCCCTTATTCAAAACGTACAGGTACTCCGGCAGCACGCATGGAAGATCAAGTAGACGAAGAAGTGAAAAATGAACGCGTACATCGCTTAATTGCATTATCTGATCAATTGGCGAAAGAATATGCATCTAACTTTGAGAACCAAGTGTTAGAAGTAATTCCAGAAGAAGAGTACAAAGAAAAACCAAACAGTGGTTTATATGTAGGATATACAGATAACTACTTAAAAGTTGTATTAGAAGCTACTGAAGAAATGGTAGGTAAACTAGTACGAGTTAAAATTACGAAAGCAGGCTATCCATTTAATGAGGGCCAATTTGTCCGCGTAATGGATGACGAAGATGAAACGGTACAAGAGAGTGTAAAATTAACTTCATAA
- the deoC gene encoding deoxyribose-phosphate aldolase gives MNEAVANIIDHTILKADTKKEQIEKVCLEAKEYNFASVCVNPTWVKLSAELLKDSGVQVCTVIGFPLGANTPEVKAFETTNAIDNGATEVDMVINIGALKDKDDELVERDILAVVDAAKGRALTKVIIETCLLNEEEIVRACKLSVKAGVDYVKTSTGFSTGGATVKDVSLMRQTVGPEIGVKASGGVRDAKGAQEIIAAGASRIGASASIAIVTGETSDSDY, from the coding sequence ATGAATGAAGCAGTAGCAAATATAATAGATCATACAATACTTAAAGCGGATACAAAAAAAGAGCAAATTGAAAAAGTATGCCTAGAAGCAAAAGAATATAACTTTGCATCTGTATGTGTTAACCCTACTTGGGTAAAATTGAGTGCAGAACTTTTGAAAGATAGTGGTGTACAAGTTTGTACTGTAATTGGTTTTCCATTAGGAGCTAATACGCCAGAAGTAAAAGCGTTTGAAACAACAAATGCAATTGACAATGGTGCAACAGAAGTAGACATGGTTATTAATATAGGTGCTCTAAAAGATAAAGATGATGAGCTAGTTGAGCGTGACATCCTTGCAGTTGTAGATGCTGCTAAAGGCCGTGCATTAACAAAAGTAATTATAGAGACTTGCCTATTAAACGAGGAAGAAATCGTTCGTGCTTGTAAGTTATCGGTAAAAGCTGGTGTTGATTACGTGAAAACATCTACTGGTTTCTCTACTGGTGGAGCAACAGTTAAGGACGTTTCATTAATGCGTCAAACAGTAGGCCCGGAAATTGGAGTGAAAGCTTCAGGTGGAGTTCGGGACGCAAAAGGAGCACAAGAAATTATTGCAGCTGGAGCATCACGCATTGGAGCTAGCGCAAGTATTGCGATTGTAACAGGCGAAACATCTGATAGTGATTATTAA
- a CDS encoding Na/Pi symporter, producing the protein MVALFSIITLFAVYLAIFLFGMTVMRTGLSHLSEDKLKTYILKFTNHPLKGLVAGALITAVLQSSSAVMVITIGLVAAGYLSFYQSIGIMLGSNIGTTITAELITFRIEEFVVPLLIIGAFVMLMNKKILFSIGATMFGLGCLFVAMNGFETLALPLSIIPAVENLLIWTNEQYVMGVLLGTILTAIIQSSTATTGISMSFLNNDVLTIQTGIAIMLGANIGTCVTAFLASMGGLREARLAAYAHIWLNVGGVLLFIPLIPYLSSLVSGLTSSPDLQLAHSSVIFNVLCSIVVLPFVKQFASFILKVHKT; encoded by the coding sequence GTGGTTGCTTTGTTTTCCATTATAACGTTATTTGCAGTTTATTTAGCAATTTTTTTGTTCGGCATGACCGTAATGCGGACAGGTTTATCTCATTTATCTGAAGATAAGCTAAAAACATATATACTAAAGTTTACAAATCATCCTCTTAAAGGATTAGTTGCAGGTGCTCTGATTACCGCGGTATTACAAAGTAGTTCGGCGGTAATGGTAATTACGATTGGTTTAGTGGCAGCCGGCTATTTAAGCTTTTATCAGTCTATAGGCATTATGTTAGGTTCGAATATCGGAACAACTATTACAGCAGAATTGATTACATTTCGGATAGAAGAGTTCGTTGTACCTCTTTTAATTATTGGTGCATTTGTTATGCTTATGAATAAAAAAATATTATTTAGTATAGGCGCCACTATGTTTGGTCTAGGCTGCTTGTTTGTTGCGATGAATGGTTTTGAAACTTTAGCCTTGCCACTTTCTATCATCCCAGCTGTGGAAAACTTACTTATATGGACAAATGAACAATATGTTATGGGTGTTCTACTCGGTACTATTCTTACTGCTATTATACAATCTAGTACAGCCACTACAGGAATAAGTATGAGTTTTTTAAATAACGATGTTCTAACCATCCAGACAGGAATAGCCATTATGCTTGGAGCTAACATTGGAACTTGTGTTACGGCTTTTCTAGCGAGTATGGGTGGTTTGAGAGAGGCAAGATTGGCTGCTTATGCTCACATTTGGTTAAACGTAGGAGGAGTTTTGCTTTTTATCCCCCTGATTCCTTATTTAAGCAGTCTTGTTAGCGGGCTCACATCAAGTCCTGATTTGCAACTTGCACACTCTAGCGTCATCTTTAATGTACTTTGTTCAATTGTTGTTTTACCTTTTGTAAAACAGTTCGCTAGCTTTATCCTTAAAGTTCATAAAACGTAA
- a CDS encoding flavin reductase family protein, whose translation MRTFTNKTVMHSYPGMVALVTATWEGKTNVMSAGWHTYISYEPSIYGVAIAKERYTHHLIEGSKEFAVNFVSAQYAHYIQHFGSNSGKDENKFEAVGANYEKGKTVRAPILNNAYVAYECKVMDQQTYGDHDFFVGEITGFHKDENLFQPNGLPNFNEISIPLYLGRSQYLIGNKQSEIIDLYNSDKRETS comes from the coding sequence ATGAGGACTTTTACGAATAAAACAGTGATGCATAGTTATCCTGGTATGGTGGCACTAGTCACAGCTACATGGGAAGGAAAAACAAATGTTATGTCTGCTGGTTGGCACACTTACATTTCATATGAACCATCCATTTATGGCGTAGCAATAGCAAAAGAAAGATATACCCATCATTTAATTGAAGGATCAAAAGAGTTTGCGGTAAACTTTGTTTCGGCTCAATATGCTCATTATATTCAGCATTTTGGTAGTAATAGTGGAAAAGATGAAAATAAATTTGAGGCTGTCGGGGCAAACTATGAAAAAGGTAAAACCGTACGAGCACCTATATTAAATAATGCTTATGTAGCATACGAATGTAAAGTGATGGACCAACAAACATATGGTGACCACGATTTCTTCGTTGGCGAAATAACAGGGTTTCATAAAGATGAAAACCTGTTTCAACCAAACGGTTTACCCAACTTTAATGAAATTTCTATACCACTGTATTTAGGCAGATCGCAATACTTAATTGGAAATAAGCAAAGCGAGATTATCGACTTATATAATAGTGATAAACGGGAAACATCTTGA
- the rpsU gene encoding 30S ribosomal protein S21, whose protein sequence is MSKTVVRKNESLEDALRRFKRSVSKTGTLQEARKREFYEKPSVRRKKKSEAARKRKW, encoded by the coding sequence ATGTCTAAAACTGTTGTTCGTAAAAACGAATCTTTAGAAGATGCTCTTCGCCGCTTCAAACGATCAGTTTCTAAAACTGGAACGTTACAAGAAGCTAGAAAGCGCGAATTCTATGAAAAGCCTAGCGTAAGACGTAAGAAAAAGTCTGAAGCTGCTAGAAAGCGTAAATGGTAA
- a CDS encoding GatB/YqeY domain-containing protein, whose protein sequence is MSLLERLNTDMKQAMKEKDKEKLSVIRMIKSALQNEAIKTKNDLSEDEELTVLSRELKQRKDSLHEFKKAGRDDLANKLQAEIVIVEQYMPAQLSEEEVSEIVKQTISEVGASSKAEMGKVMGALMPKVKGKADGSLVNKLVQQHLS, encoded by the coding sequence ATGAGTCTTCTCGAACGTTTAAATACTGATATGAAGCAAGCGATGAAAGAGAAAGATAAAGAAAAACTTTCTGTCATCCGTATGATAAAGTCTGCTTTGCAAAATGAAGCAATTAAGACAAAAAATGATTTGTCCGAAGACGAAGAACTTACTGTTTTGTCTCGTGAATTAAAACAACGTAAAGACTCCCTCCACGAATTTAAAAAAGCCGGTCGTGACGACTTGGCAAATAAATTACAAGCGGAAATTGTTATCGTTGAACAATACATGCCTGCTCAGCTTTCTGAAGAAGAAGTTTCTGAAATTGTTAAACAAACTATTTCAGAAGTTGGAGCTTCATCTAAAGCAGAAATGGGCAAAGTAATGGGCGCGTTAATGCCTAAAGTAAAAGGCAAAGCAGATGGAAGCTTAGTAAACAAATTAGTACAACAACATCTTTCATAA
- a CDS encoding NfeD family protein, which yields MRKYLRLGSIISILLGVILLIPSLLPSKTSGAEPVVHVIPVHDTVEKGLYKFLERAIEDAEKNGADLIVLDLNTPGGTVDSAKEIARLLNRTTTQTVAYVNTWAISAGAYIALYADKIYFAPGGNMGSAAVIEQTGNAADLKSQAMWFTEMTTAAELTGRDPLYAQAMTDPEVDAPEVGAPKGKLLALGPNTALEVGYSEGTAANLDDLLAQLGYENAQIVIAKVSFAENLARFIANPIVASILISIGSLGLVLELYSPGFGIPGAMGISALLLFFYGHLVAGLAGMETLLLFLIGIILVVLEIFVPGGILGIIGLGAIITSFFLATDDVAQMGISLLFAMTVTVVAMVIIFKVFGKRIRVFDRLVLRDSTNTERGYISNVSRIELVGQEGVTLTTLRPSGTAIFNEERVDVVTEGSYIEANKQVRVVKAEGSRVIVREIHSSK from the coding sequence ATGAGAAAGTATCTTCGACTAGGATCAATTATTTCTATATTATTGGGTGTTATTTTACTTATACCATCTTTGTTACCTTCTAAAACTAGTGGGGCAGAACCTGTCGTGCATGTAATCCCAGTCCATGACACAGTGGAAAAGGGATTATACAAATTTTTAGAACGAGCTATAGAAGATGCAGAAAAAAATGGCGCAGACTTAATTGTTTTAGATTTAAACACTCCAGGTGGTACTGTTGACTCTGCAAAAGAAATTGCTCGTCTATTAAATCGAACGACTACGCAAACTGTTGCATATGTAAACACTTGGGCAATTTCAGCTGGAGCATATATCGCACTTTATGCGGACAAAATATATTTTGCCCCTGGTGGTAATATGGGATCAGCCGCGGTTATCGAACAAACTGGTAATGCTGCAGACTTAAAATCACAAGCAATGTGGTTCACTGAAATGACTACAGCAGCTGAGCTTACAGGAAGAGACCCGCTATATGCACAAGCTATGACAGATCCAGAAGTTGATGCTCCGGAAGTTGGTGCACCAAAAGGAAAGTTATTAGCGCTAGGTCCTAACACAGCGTTGGAAGTAGGCTACTCAGAAGGAACAGCTGCTAACCTAGATGATCTATTAGCACAGTTAGGTTATGAAAATGCACAAATAGTTATAGCTAAAGTATCTTTTGCAGAAAACCTTGCACGCTTTATTGCTAACCCTATTGTTGCTTCTATTTTAATCTCAATTGGATCTCTTGGCTTAGTATTAGAGTTGTATTCCCCAGGCTTTGGGATTCCGGGTGCAATGGGAATCAGTGCTTTATTGCTATTCTTCTATGGTCATTTAGTTGCCGGCTTAGCTGGTATGGAAACATTGTTATTATTCCTTATAGGGATTATCCTCGTTGTTTTAGAAATATTTGTTCCAGGAGGTATACTTGGAATAATTGGTTTAGGAGCAATCATCACCAGCTTCTTCTTAGCAACAGACGATGTGGCTCAAATGGGTATTTCTTTACTTTTTGCAATGACAGTAACAGTTGTTGCAATGGTTATAATATTTAAAGTATTCGGTAAGCGTATACGAGTGTTTGACCGTCTAGTCCTTAGAGATTCAACAAATACCGAACGAGGTTACATCTCCAACGTTTCTAGAATAGAACTTGTTGGTCAAGAAGGAGTAACCCTAACTACGTTACGCCCTTCAGGTACTGCTATTTTCAATGAAGAGCGGGTAGATGTAGTGACGGAAGGTAGTTATATTGAAGCGAACAAACAAGTAAGAGTTGTGAAGGCAGAAGGGTCTCGAGTTATCGTGAGAGAGATTCATTCTTCAAAATAA
- the floA gene encoding flotillin-like protein FloA (flotillin-like protein involved in membrane lipid rafts), producing the protein MNDPTTLIILLAVALGIIFFAVLLTFVPVMLWISALAAGVRVSIFTLVGMRLRRVIPSRVINPLIKAHKAGLDVTTNQLESHYLAGGNVDRVVNALIAAQRANIELTFERAAAIDLAGRDVLEAVQMSVNPKVIETPFIAGVAMDGIEVKAKARITVRANIERLVGGAGEETVVARVGEGIVSTIGSAIGHKKVLENPDMISQTVLAKGLDAGTAFEILSIDIADIDIGKNIGAELQTDQAEADKKIAQAKAEERRAMAVAQEQEMRARVEEMRAKVVEAEATVPLALAEALRSGNIGFMDYMNIQNITADTDMRDSIGNLTNNNSEDKKK; encoded by the coding sequence ATGAACGATCCAACTACATTAATTATTCTTTTAGCAGTAGCACTAGGTATTATCTTCTTTGCTGTATTATTAACATTTGTTCCAGTTATGCTGTGGATTTCCGCACTAGCAGCTGGCGTACGAGTAAGTATTTTCACTTTAGTAGGGATGAGATTACGTCGTGTAATTCCTAGTCGTGTAATTAATCCGTTAATTAAGGCACATAAAGCTGGTTTAGATGTAACAACAAACCAACTTGAGAGTCACTACTTAGCTGGTGGTAACGTGGACCGTGTTGTAAACGCACTAATCGCAGCACAACGCGCAAACATTGAATTAACTTTCGAACGTGCAGCAGCAATTGATCTTGCTGGTCGTGACGTATTAGAAGCGGTACAAATGTCCGTTAACCCTAAAGTAATTGAAACGCCATTCATTGCCGGTGTTGCGATGGACGGAATTGAAGTTAAAGCGAAAGCTCGTATTACGGTTCGTGCTAACATTGAACGCTTAGTTGGTGGTGCTGGTGAAGAAACAGTAGTCGCTCGTGTAGGTGAAGGTATTGTTAGTACAATCGGTTCAGCTATAGGCCATAAGAAAGTTCTTGAAAATCCAGATATGATTTCTCAAACTGTTCTTGCAAAAGGATTAGATGCTGGTACAGCATTCGAAATCTTATCCATTGATATTGCGGATATTGATATCGGTAAAAACATTGGTGCAGAATTACAAACAGACCAAGCGGAAGCAGATAAGAAAATTGCCCAAGCAAAAGCGGAAGAGCGTCGTGCTATGGCCGTTGCTCAAGAGCAAGAGATGCGTGCTCGCGTAGAAGAAATGCGCGCGAAAGTTGTGGAAGCAGAAGCAACAGTTCCACTTGCTTTGGCAGAAGCATTACGTTCTGGAAACATTGGTTTTATGGATTATATGAACATTCAAAACATTACTGCGGACACTGATATGAGAGATTCTATTGGTAACCTAACGAATAATAACTCGGAAGATAAAAAGAAATAA
- the yqfC gene encoding sporulation protein YqfC: protein MLKKFRSRMNNWLTKNMELPADVMMDLPRITMIGQIHIYIENHRGLLTFSDTELRLLLKQGQLLVKGENFVIKTILPEEILLEGKIHQVVYLSE from the coding sequence ATGCTCAAAAAATTCCGCTCACGAATGAACAATTGGTTAACTAAAAATATGGAATTACCCGCGGACGTTATGATGGATCTGCCGCGTATAACAATGATTGGTCAAATACATATATATATTGAAAATCATAGAGGATTATTAACTTTTTCAGACACAGAATTACGTCTACTTCTCAAACAAGGACAACTACTTGTAAAAGGAGAAAATTTTGTTATTAAAACAATCTTGCCAGAAGAAATTTTACTTGAAGGGAAAATACACCAAGTTGTTTATTTATCTGAATAA
- the yqfD gene encoding sporulation protein YqfD, translated as MKNQWTNFFSGSVKIIIHGKGVERFLNECTRKGISIWTVKKLGSEAYTCYILLKDVHHLRALIKKHECSFRFLTRKGFPFLVQYSIKNLGIIIGLALFLVSIFVLSNMVWSINVNGANPETEHRINQELTKLGVKPGKLQFFIKDVESIQRYLTETIEEITWIGVELNGTSYHFTVVEKNEPENITKPRPQHLVARKKATITNMFVEKGQPMVEINQYVEPGQILVSGLIGREENTKAIAAEGIVFGETWYEQTVNIELEDRLGVLTGNSYHKHYVAFGNLPIKVWGFFKPEFTQIKEDEIIKPAYFWKWKLPISYRKKSLYEKENIQIIYTEEEAVERALEKGKEDLKKLLEEDAVIKGQKVLHQTVENGKVKLIIHYQVVENIVKKQPIVQGD; from the coding sequence ATGAAGAATCAATGGACAAACTTTTTTTCAGGCTCCGTCAAAATAATTATTCACGGTAAAGGGGTAGAGCGATTTCTAAATGAATGTACCCGAAAAGGAATTTCTATTTGGACAGTCAAGAAACTTGGTAGTGAAGCATACACTTGTTATATTTTATTAAAAGATGTTCATCATCTACGTGCACTAATTAAGAAGCATGAATGCTCTTTTCGATTTTTAACTAGGAAAGGTTTTCCTTTCCTAGTGCAATACTCTATAAAAAATCTTGGCATTATCATTGGGTTAGCTCTATTTCTTGTTTCGATATTCGTTCTATCAAATATGGTCTGGAGTATTAACGTTAATGGTGCAAACCCTGAAACAGAGCACAGGATTAATCAAGAATTGACCAAGCTAGGGGTAAAACCTGGAAAACTTCAATTTTTTATTAAAGATGTGGAAAGTATTCAACGATATCTTACAGAAACAATCGAAGAAATAACATGGATTGGTGTGGAGTTAAATGGGACATCCTATCATTTCACTGTAGTAGAAAAGAACGAACCGGAAAATATTACAAAACCTAGACCCCAACATTTAGTTGCAAGAAAAAAAGCGACAATCACAAATATGTTTGTTGAAAAAGGACAACCAATGGTGGAAATTAACCAATATGTAGAACCGGGGCAAATTCTTGTCTCCGGGCTTATCGGTAGAGAAGAGAATACGAAAGCAATTGCTGCTGAGGGTATTGTTTTTGGTGAGACTTGGTATGAACAAACTGTTAACATTGAGCTAGAAGACAGACTAGGTGTTTTAACAGGCAATTCATACCATAAGCATTATGTTGCTTTTGGGAATTTACCAATTAAAGTATGGGGATTTTTTAAACCAGAGTTTACACAAATAAAAGAAGACGAAATCATTAAACCAGCTTACTTCTGGAAATGGAAATTACCAATATCTTATAGAAAGAAGTCTCTATACGAAAAGGAAAATATACAAATAATATATACGGAAGAAGAAGCGGTAGAGAGGGCGCTTGAAAAAGGGAAAGAGGATTTAAAGAAACTTTTAGAAGAAGATGCAGTGATTAAAGGTCAAAAAGTTTTGCACCAAACAGTAGAGAATGGTAAAGTAAAATTAATCATACATTACCAAGTTGTAGAAAATATAGTAAAAAAGCAGCCTATTGTTCAAGGAGACTGA